In Pseudomonas deceptionensis, a single window of DNA contains:
- a CDS encoding glycosyltransferase codes for MNLPEKTMIAFSTRWGSQFGGINSFNQDLIGAFASAFYQRIVTVCVVLYATDVEIKSALAEQVLLVSLGRESEHTFSPDLEAAIWQALQVHKVPTLIDQTVWLGHDRITGAIACAASKARGGRSALIHHMSYSRYEAFAESSAIAKKKEVEQKQLFLSADVVLAVGPLLGDALADIRDALSVPVLIPGLPDIIVKTAPRNFKGFISGRLSEDAKRIKQAHLGVAAFASAIRQADENMGLPDVLRGENEPMLTLRGVDFEKSYCGQHAEAEIALIKFAEEYAGRAFNLHALPFTTDRQELFDDLRSASVAMMPSWHEGFGLVAWEAIAAGVPLIISNKSGAFRMLKEFEDGVYLSCVMHIDVAGSSSEPYFLPKDVSKLAQAIISVAKNSPEARQKAARLREVMSSKFTWANCARQVLNALGWTIEIEQEVLPSTTDSHIPSPLLPKQNINFLELPSPYWRPGSGLSDSRLLRAEEAIVPFDPKAEPFLESQLEWATSVQHPICVRLVTGAGGCGKTRLALELCRRMIGKGWQAGFLTGDCTPSQISQPINLLTLSGQPCCIVIDYAETRQPLLLTLLKLLLASKDALKVRILLLARDGGEWWGALSSKEPLCESLLDGPASSGPFPMPQLHDNELERQKAYRLAIHTFSRVLQINPPEHHPDLKGAHFSLPLYIQMAALMALRGERPKSAEALPRALVNHEKRYWSRALAELSREGSNLDRQAGYLMTLATLSNGIATVRSLEDVWKKIGEDKVSLKYLFRTLSPLYPDRQGLQGLRPDLIGEALVAQTLLGFNGPELLSILLNLGGSRVRQSCLTVLARLLRNRTDVSALVEDALVNNFLSCADDLVSVCVETPSPLPQIIERAFLRLPIARQWQVAGILSSRFRYGLFPLAGLAVLVAQSIVTKRAEQRSKKPTLDEARMHAEALAALALALMRQGNNMDALQASKQCLDISRELALIKPHVFKVDLATALNNHANRLAALGLTEDALAINEQSLSVYQELMLSDPEGVKHEMATALGNFANFSDDLGYSEEALKAAKKALAIYQEFPEPKSKKLMYDMAVSLSNQATYLVGMGLAEDAVKVSRQGLKIAFDLEKNKPERYRPMLASSIANHIVHLAAYGEFEEAASKANDVFTIFMDLSKYKLERYKFEQENARIMVFFWSWLASGILTAPLLNDGVPEIGDERKQRSLNFSHFFVVACLTGSQEAVQCALVQWGTLDVSQRQSHKGAFFIMAAASEQNNSPSESAVNWREEFKCYRDQCQGRLPAWLVEVARRRGLVL; via the coding sequence ATGAATCTCCCTGAAAAAACTATGATTGCTTTCTCTACTCGATGGGGCAGCCAGTTCGGGGGGATCAATAGTTTTAATCAGGACTTGATCGGTGCGTTTGCATCGGCTTTTTATCAGCGAATAGTAACGGTTTGCGTGGTTTTATATGCAACCGATGTTGAGATAAAAAGTGCTCTTGCTGAGCAAGTGCTTCTTGTCTCACTTGGTCGTGAGAGTGAGCATACGTTTTCGCCTGATTTGGAAGCTGCTATCTGGCAAGCGTTGCAAGTACATAAAGTCCCCACGTTAATTGATCAAACAGTGTGGTTGGGACATGACCGTATAACGGGTGCAATCGCATGCGCTGCTAGCAAAGCGCGCGGTGGAAGATCCGCCTTGATTCATCATATGAGCTACAGTCGATACGAGGCATTTGCTGAGAGTAGCGCTATTGCTAAAAAGAAAGAAGTTGAGCAAAAACAGCTATTCCTAAGTGCAGACGTAGTCTTGGCAGTAGGCCCACTTTTAGGCGATGCACTCGCAGATATACGGGATGCTTTGAGCGTGCCCGTTTTAATTCCTGGTTTGCCGGACATCATCGTTAAAACTGCACCAAGAAATTTTAAAGGTTTTATCAGTGGTAGACTTAGCGAAGATGCGAAGCGAATAAAACAGGCGCATCTAGGTGTTGCAGCTTTTGCAAGTGCGATTCGTCAAGCTGATGAAAATATGGGGCTGCCTGATGTATTGCGTGGTGAAAATGAACCTATGCTTACGCTGCGCGGTGTAGATTTTGAAAAAAGCTATTGTGGGCAACATGCGGAAGCAGAAATAGCTTTAATTAAGTTCGCTGAAGAATATGCAGGACGCGCTTTTAATTTACATGCTTTGCCGTTCACGACAGATAGACAGGAGTTATTTGATGATCTTCGGAGTGCTAGTGTAGCGATGATGCCTTCCTGGCATGAAGGTTTTGGATTGGTTGCGTGGGAAGCTATCGCGGCAGGGGTACCGCTAATCATCAGTAACAAGAGTGGCGCATTCAGGATGCTTAAGGAGTTCGAGGATGGCGTTTACCTGTCATGTGTCATGCATATAGATGTGGCTGGTAGTAGTAGCGAGCCATATTTTCTCCCAAAAGATGTTAGTAAGTTGGCTCAGGCTATAATTAGTGTTGCCAAGAACTCACCAGAGGCTCGTCAAAAAGCAGCTCGGTTACGTGAGGTTATGAGCAGCAAATTCACTTGGGCAAATTGTGCTAGACAGGTGCTCAACGCGCTCGGCTGGACGATTGAGATAGAGCAGGAAGTCTTACCTAGCACCACTGATTCACATATCCCTTCGCCCTTGCTTCCAAAACAAAATATTAATTTTCTCGAGCTTCCTAGCCCGTATTGGCGACCCGGCAGTGGATTGAGTGACAGCCGATTATTACGTGCAGAAGAAGCGATCGTGCCATTTGATCCCAAGGCAGAACCTTTCTTGGAATCGCAACTTGAATGGGCAACGTCTGTCCAACATCCCATATGTGTCAGACTTGTAACTGGGGCGGGTGGGTGCGGTAAAACTAGGCTTGCTCTAGAACTTTGTAGACGAATGATAGGTAAAGGGTGGCAAGCTGGATTTTTGACCGGAGATTGCACACCTAGCCAGATTTCGCAGCCTATCAATCTACTCACTCTGTCAGGTCAGCCATGCTGTATTGTAATTGACTACGCTGAAACTCGTCAGCCTCTACTGCTGACACTGCTTAAGTTGTTGCTAGCTAGTAAGGATGCACTAAAGGTCCGAATATTGTTGCTTGCACGTGACGGTGGCGAATGGTGGGGGGCATTATCATCGAAAGAGCCACTCTGTGAATCTCTACTAGATGGTCCTGCCAGCAGTGGTCCGTTTCCCATGCCGCAGTTGCATGATAATGAGCTTGAGCGCCAAAAAGCTTACCGTCTTGCTATACATACTTTTTCCCGTGTTTTGCAAATCAATCCGCCTGAGCATCATCCGGATCTTAAGGGAGCGCACTTTTCTCTCCCTCTTTATATTCAAATGGCTGCATTAATGGCCCTTCGTGGAGAGCGGCCAAAGTCTGCAGAAGCACTTCCCCGAGCTCTTGTTAATCATGAGAAACGTTACTGGAGTAGGGCTTTAGCAGAATTAAGTCGCGAAGGTAGTAATCTTGACCGACAAGCGGGCTATTTGATGACGCTGGCCACTTTGAGTAATGGTATCGCTACCGTACGGTCACTAGAGGACGTCTGGAAAAAAATAGGCGAGGATAAAGTATCCCTAAAGTACCTATTTAGAACTTTATCCCCGCTTTATCCCGATCGTCAGGGATTGCAAGGCTTGCGTCCAGACTTAATCGGCGAGGCTTTAGTAGCGCAGACACTACTTGGTTTCAATGGTCCAGAGTTACTCAGCATATTGCTCAACTTGGGAGGAAGTCGCGTACGACAGTCGTGCTTAACCGTGCTTGCTAGATTATTGCGTAACCGAACAGATGTTTCAGCATTGGTTGAAGACGCGCTGGTAAATAACTTTCTAAGCTGTGCAGACGACCTCGTTTCAGTATGCGTAGAAACACCGAGTCCACTGCCGCAAATTATCGAGCGTGCATTTTTAAGATTGCCAATTGCGCGTCAGTGGCAAGTGGCTGGGATTCTTAGTTCTCGCTTTAGATATGGGCTTTTTCCCTTGGCTGGGCTGGCTGTACTCGTGGCTCAAAGTATCGTAACTAAGCGAGCAGAGCAAAGGAGCAAAAAGCCAACGCTGGATGAAGCAAGAATGCATGCGGAGGCCCTGGCAGCTTTAGCTCTTGCTTTAATGCGTCAAGGCAATAATATGGATGCGTTACAAGCATCCAAGCAATGTTTAGATATTTCCCGCGAACTTGCGTTAATAAAGCCTCATGTATTCAAAGTGGATCTAGCTACTGCACTCAATAATCATGCTAATCGCCTAGCTGCACTGGGTCTAACAGAAGATGCATTAGCTATTAATGAGCAGTCTTTAAGTGTGTACCAAGAGTTAATGCTGTCTGATCCTGAGGGGGTTAAACATGAAATGGCAACCGCTCTAGGTAATTTTGCTAATTTCTCGGACGATCTTGGTTACTCGGAAGAGGCGCTGAAGGCAGCGAAGAAGGCATTAGCTATTTATCAAGAATTTCCAGAGCCAAAGTCAAAAAAACTAATGTATGACATGGCAGTATCACTAAGTAATCAAGCGACTTACTTGGTAGGTATGGGGCTTGCTGAAGATGCAGTGAAAGTTTCTAGGCAAGGATTAAAGATTGCCTTTGATTTGGAAAAAAATAAGCCTGAAAGATATAGGCCTATGCTTGCTAGCTCTATAGCTAACCACATTGTACATTTGGCTGCATATGGCGAATTTGAAGAGGCGGCGTCTAAAGCAAATGATGTTTTTACTATATTTATGGATCTTTCAAAGTATAAGCTTGAGCGATATAAGTTTGAGCAGGAAAATGCTCGAATAATGGTTTTTTTCTGGAGTTGGTTAGCCTCTGGCATACTAACAGCTCCACTGTTAAATGATGGCGTACCTGAGATAGGTGATGAGCGAAAACAGCGTAGTTTAAACTTTAGTCATTTTTTTGTAGTGGCTTGTTTGACCGGAAGTCAAGAAGCAGTTCAATGTGCTTTGGTTCAATGGGGAACATTAGATGTTTCTCAGAGGCAGTCTCATAAAGGTGCATTTTTTATAATGGCTGCAGCTTCCGAACAAAATAATAGCCCCAGTGAATCAGCTGTTAATTGGCGCGAAGAGTTTAAATGTTACCGAGATCAGTGCCAGGGGCGACTTCCTGCTTGGTTAGTTGAAGTTGCTCGAAGAAGAGGTCTGGTGTTATAA
- a CDS encoding DUF2971 domain-containing protein codes for MTNKEPKSLYKYLGFSDRMVEQLYHGKVYFADPGTFNDPLDCRPVVVAGTQTIDGLQLLLKLMVLRRVEKETSASLKRLRLRGEKLDVHRAKLGNSEVNEVIRGIEYYITDPEVRDPAAYFKQALLNLIQDEVKKTHATGVLCLSEKVDSPLMWSHYGQQHRGVCIEYDVTKLEFSSIRRVVYGGDRQISADCLLRWIEGGDLISQHEVERASLLTKSSEWRYEKEWRLLGPIGLDRSPAPVKSVTFGMNCPRAITESIMSMFGGETSAVRFWQIMEPSSNFKLRRQRIHFDDSMKPIQHDYSEMLDDLDALLGEASLHI; via the coding sequence ATGACAAATAAAGAGCCAAAAAGCCTGTACAAATATCTCGGCTTCAGTGATCGCATGGTGGAGCAGCTTTACCACGGTAAGGTTTACTTTGCAGATCCTGGAACATTCAATGATCCGCTAGATTGTCGACCTGTTGTGGTAGCAGGGACTCAAACCATAGATGGGTTACAGTTGCTTCTAAAATTGATGGTTCTCCGACGGGTTGAAAAAGAGACGTCAGCATCCTTGAAGCGCCTGAGGTTGCGAGGAGAGAAATTAGACGTTCATCGTGCCAAGCTTGGGAATAGTGAAGTCAATGAGGTTATACGAGGTATCGAGTACTATATTACCGACCCCGAAGTTCGTGATCCCGCTGCGTATTTCAAACAAGCACTGTTAAACCTCATTCAAGATGAAGTTAAGAAAACGCACGCGACTGGCGTTCTATGCCTAAGTGAAAAAGTCGATAGTCCTCTGATGTGGTCACACTACGGCCAACAGCACCGTGGCGTGTGCATTGAATACGATGTTACTAAGCTGGAGTTTTCATCTATTAGACGGGTTGTATATGGTGGAGACCGCCAGATTTCCGCAGACTGCTTGCTCAGGTGGATAGAAGGCGGAGATTTGATTTCGCAACATGAAGTCGAACGAGCATCATTGCTAACGAAATCTAGCGAGTGGCGGTACGAAAAAGAATGGAGACTGCTAGGGCCAATCGGTTTGGACCGCAGTCCTGCACCGGTCAAATCCGTTACATTCGGCATGAACTGCCCGCGTGCTATTACTGAATCAATCATGTCAATGTTCGGAGGGGAGACGTCAGCTGTGAGATTTTGGCAAATTATGGAACCGAGCTCCAATTTCAAGTTGAGACGTCAGAGAATTCACTTCGATGATTCGATGAAGCCAATTCAACATGACTACTCAGAAATGCTTGATGATCTGGATGCCCTCTTAGGTGAGGCGTCCCTGCATATCTGA
- a CDS encoding HNH endonuclease signature motif containing protein, with amino-acid sequence MDAETAAAGENGAALRTVYRRSRAICDYVLKRAAGNCESCEKPAPFMKTNGSPYLEPHHINRLSDGGLDHPRYIGAICPACHREIHYGLHGRVKNEALKAYVASIEPKS; translated from the coding sequence ATGGACGCCGAAACGGCGGCAGCTGGAGAGAACGGGGCGGCACTCAGAACCGTATATCGTCGCAGTAGAGCTATCTGCGACTACGTTTTAAAAAGGGCAGCCGGAAATTGCGAGAGCTGTGAGAAGCCGGCACCCTTCATGAAGACAAACGGATCACCATATCTAGAGCCGCACCACATCAATCGATTATCAGATGGCGGCCTGGATCATCCACGTTACATAGGCGCTATCTGTCCGGCCTGCCACCGCGAAATTCACTATGGATTGCACGGCAGGGTAAAAAACGAAGCGTTAAAAGCGTACGTCGCGAGTATCGAGCCGAAGTCTTAG
- a CDS encoding type II toxin-antitoxin system RelE/ParE family toxin gives MRGIGRALFFTLIGQRIVILHGFIKNAQQIPAVDLRFTRARIKDVTL, from the coding sequence ATGCGGGGGATCGGAAGAGCGCTGTTTTTCACGTTGATTGGGCAGCGCATTGTAATCTTGCACGGTTTTATCAAAAATGCGCAGCAAATCCCTGCGGTTGATTTGAGGTTCACCCGGGCTCGAATCAAGGATGTTACTTTATGA
- a CDS encoding HEPN domain-containing protein, producing MDMLSKIRRAAENDLATLFRAKELMSAPKALKELEQWERLYREIKTPSGGVIYLSDKANESFLRLVETVGANLPSRDFVLSDDIYQACKMELGRMYEQEAPQKTIAPFLTSLEAAMQRKIMMHRFYTTLDGLSLCGVDQMRIGRLNVQTPDLAILESCVANEAMISGTWARMKRGLWISAEITGSRGYAERRFFEDVKAACGLLAVSLTTVLERGGCAVRLTPSMDGRVRPSAATWFSIETLSNELCTSSSMKGFQSITLDASHVEGLQTSEWFSELTKIIQGDSDSDAEHAVRRAIYWFFDAQADTSAEMQLVKFWSCIECFFSFENSGETTSKIKRGLTALLTLGDFGFSSLETWRDLEKEIEALYDLRSRAVHDARHSHVSDSDITKVSKWAAWAILEITGLISKGHDSRVKIKEQTDRLSAMLQKQGDGVKP from the coding sequence ATGGATATGCTTTCTAAAATACGAAGAGCAGCTGAAAACGATCTTGCCACATTGTTTCGGGCGAAGGAGTTGATGTCGGCGCCCAAAGCACTCAAGGAGTTAGAGCAGTGGGAGAGGTTGTATCGAGAGATCAAAACTCCCAGCGGCGGTGTGATTTACCTTTCTGATAAAGCGAATGAAAGCTTTCTGCGCTTGGTGGAAACGGTAGGTGCGAATCTGCCAAGTCGTGACTTCGTTTTATCTGACGATATTTATCAGGCATGTAAAATGGAGTTAGGCCGTATGTACGAACAGGAGGCACCTCAAAAAACAATCGCCCCCTTTCTTACCTCACTGGAGGCTGCCATGCAGAGAAAAATAATGATGCATAGGTTCTACACAACACTCGACGGATTAAGTCTCTGCGGTGTGGATCAGATGAGAATCGGTAGATTAAATGTGCAAACTCCTGACTTAGCAATACTTGAGAGTTGCGTTGCTAACGAAGCCATGATTAGTGGGACTTGGGCGCGAATGAAACGAGGCCTCTGGATTTCCGCTGAAATTACAGGGAGTAGGGGATATGCGGAGCGGCGTTTTTTCGAAGATGTAAAAGCTGCATGCGGTTTACTTGCAGTCTCGTTGACAACCGTTTTGGAGAGAGGTGGCTGCGCTGTCCGATTGACACCTAGTATGGATGGTCGAGTCAGGCCTAGTGCGGCGACGTGGTTTTCAATTGAGACACTGTCAAATGAGCTATGCACGAGTTCATCTATGAAAGGATTTCAATCAATAACCCTCGATGCTAGTCATGTCGAGGGGTTACAGACATCCGAGTGGTTCTCTGAGTTAACTAAAATCATCCAAGGGGATAGTGATAGTGACGCAGAGCATGCAGTCCGACGCGCCATTTATTGGTTCTTCGATGCACAGGCTGATACATCTGCAGAGATGCAGTTGGTGAAATTTTGGAGCTGTATTGAATGCTTCTTTTCATTTGAAAATTCGGGGGAAACCACCAGCAAAATTAAACGTGGGTTGACCGCATTACTCACGCTTGGAGACTTCGGTTTTTCCAGCTTAGAGACTTGGAGGGACCTTGAGAAAGAGATTGAGGCACTTTACGACTTACGCTCCAGAGCAGTGCACGACGCAAGGCATAGCCACGTATCAGATAGTGATATCACCAAAGTCAGCAAGTGGGCTGCCTGGGCCATCCTGGAAATTACTGGACTAATCTCGAAAGGCCACGACAGCAGAGTTAAGATCAAAGAACAGACGGATCGCCTTTCTGCAATGCTTCAAAAGCAGGGCGACGGCGTGAAGCCCTAG